The following proteins are encoded in a genomic region of uncultured Vibrio sp.:
- a CDS encoding TIGR01212 family radical SAM protein (This family includes YhcC from E. coli K-12, an uncharacterized radical SAM protein.), whose protein sequence is MQLHELVNTLGQDLQRRYGEKVHKLTLHGGFSCPNRDGTIGRGGCTFCNVASFSDEEVQVKSIHDQLSDRAGEIQRAKKYLAYFQAYTSTYAEVQVLKRMYEEALKAADIVGLCVGTRPDCVPDSVLELLSDYVKQGYEIWLELGLQTANNKTLKHINRGHDFECYAEITKRARALGIKVCTHLIVGLPKETRQDNVETMRKVLEVGTDGIKLHGLHIVEGSTMAKAWRAGKLEAPELEEYVAIANELIRMTPAEIVYHRVSSAARRPTLLSPLWCENRWLAMTEIGRALDIEGAQGSLTGKPFIYTKPQLKLKACTHS, encoded by the coding sequence ATGCAGTTACATGAGTTGGTCAACACATTAGGCCAAGATCTTCAGCGTCGCTATGGCGAAAAAGTTCATAAATTAACATTGCATGGTGGATTTAGCTGCCCGAATCGAGATGGCACGATAGGCCGAGGAGGGTGCACATTTTGTAATGTTGCGTCTTTTTCCGACGAGGAAGTACAGGTCAAAAGCATTCATGATCAACTCAGTGATCGTGCTGGGGAGATCCAACGTGCGAAAAAGTATCTCGCCTATTTTCAGGCCTACACGAGTACTTATGCTGAAGTTCAAGTGCTTAAGAGAATGTATGAAGAAGCACTAAAAGCGGCAGATATCGTTGGTTTGTGTGTGGGAACCCGTCCTGATTGTGTTCCAGATTCTGTGCTAGAACTGTTGTCCGACTACGTCAAGCAAGGTTATGAAATCTGGCTGGAGCTTGGCCTGCAAACCGCTAATAATAAAACCCTAAAGCACATTAACCGTGGCCACGACTTCGAATGTTATGCTGAGATAACCAAGCGAGCGCGTGCTTTAGGCATTAAAGTGTGTACTCATTTGATCGTAGGCTTACCCAAAGAAACCCGCCAAGATAACGTGGAAACCATGAGGAAGGTACTTGAAGTGGGGACGGATGGCATCAAATTGCATGGTTTGCACATTGTTGAAGGCAGCACGATGGCTAAAGCGTGGCGAGCTGGGAAGCTGGAAGCCCCTGAGCTAGAAGAGTATGTCGCCATTGCCAATGAATTAATCCGCATGACTCCGGCGGAGATTGTTTATCACAGGGTATCTTCTGCCGCACGTCGTCCGACGTTGCTTTCCCCATTGTGGTGTGAAAACCGTTGGCTGGCGATGACAGAAATTGGTCGTGCATTGGACATAGAAGGCGCTCAGGGAAGCTTAACCGGTAAGCCGTTTATCTATACAAAGCCCCAACTTAAACTCAAAGCATGTACTCATTCCTAG
- the gltB gene encoding glutamate synthase large subunit, which translates to MVDREQNSQGLYTPELEHDACGIGFVAHLKNRKSHEVVTQALDMLARMEHRGGQGCDPCSGDGAGILLQKPHEFLLEEAVKLGIKLPSFEKYGVGVVLFPKDEYKREQCRDILERNAKRLDLEVLGYRVLPVDNSMLGADPLSTEPQFEHVFISGGPGVTPEELERKLYVLRNYTVRVCLESVSNIKDEFYINSMSYKTLVYKGQLTTEQVPQYFLDLQNPTMVTALALVHSRFSTNTFPRWRLAQPFRYIAHNGEINTVRGNLNWMKAREAIIESDLFTQAEIDMLLPICQEGMSDSANFDMALELLVLSGRSLPHALMMMIPEAWQENKNMDPKRRAFYQYHANVMEPWDGPASVCFTDGVQVGATLDRNGLRPSRYTVTKDNFLVMASESGVVEIAPDNVEFRGRLQPGRIFVADLEQGRIISDEEVKDTIATSQPYDKWVEENLLSLKKLPDASNQFSQPKPEHLLHRQQAFGVSSEEVNEIIVPMANDGKEPLSAMGADWPLAVLSHQSQHLSNYFKQLFAQVTNPPIDPIRERMVMSLNTYLGKDQNLLTETPLHCQKVELESPVLANSELEKLRAIDNEHLQAKTLDIVFQASEDKGKLERALKRICQYAEDAVNDGYSIILLTDRAVNSNHAAIPAMLAVGAVHHHLIRKGLRAKCDIVVETGDARETHHFATLLGYGANAVNPYLVIESIIELQRTKKLDPEANPSDLFNNYRNAVNGGLLKIFSKMGISTLQSYHGAQIFEALGIHKSVVDKYFTGTVSRIQGLTLDDIAKEVLVRHRIGYPQRDIPIQMLDVGGVYQWKQRGEKHLFNPETISLLQQSTRNKDYDQFKQYASAVDKQGDNAVTLRSQLEFIKNPAGSISIDEVEPLESIVKRFATGAMSFGSISHEAHSTLAVAMNRLGAKSNSGEGGEDPIRFERKENGDWERSAIKQVASGRFGVTSYYLTNADELQIKMAQGAKPGEGGQLPGDKVDDWIGATRHSTPGVGLISPPPHHDIYSIEDLAQLIYDLKNANRAGRVNVKLVSEAGVGTIASGVAKAKADVVLIAGFDGGTGASPISSIRHTGLPWELGLAETHQTLLKNGLRNRIVVQADGQMKTPRDLAIATLLGAEEWGVATAALVVEGCIMMRKCHKNTCPVGIATQNKTLRERFDGRVEDVVTFFQYMAQGLREIMAELGFRTIDEMVGQGQKLRVRQNVSHWKYKNLDLSPVLHVEQPREADGVHNQTVQNHNLESVLDRKLIQAAIPALEKGEAVNAEFPIVNTDRSAGTMLSNEISKVYKDQGLPQPMNVKFTGSAGQSFGAFLAKGVKFEVEGDANDYWGKGLSGGTLVLYPDANSSIVAEDNIIVGNVCFYGATSGESFIRGMAGERFCVRNSGAKVVVEGVGDHGCEYMTGGAAIILGSTGRNFAAGMSGGVAYVWDKSGDFESKLNPELVDLDPIEQEDKDLLLDMLTKHVQFTGSEVAQSFLDNFEASLASMVKVMPRDYKAVLQKRKAEAQQTEAEAV; encoded by the coding sequence ATGGTAGATAGAGAGCAAAATTCACAGGGTCTATACACTCCAGAGCTGGAGCATGACGCTTGTGGTATCGGTTTTGTTGCTCACCTTAAAAACCGTAAATCTCATGAAGTAGTAACGCAAGCATTAGATATGCTGGCTCGAATGGAACACCGTGGTGGTCAAGGTTGTGACCCATGCAGCGGTGACGGCGCCGGTATCTTGCTTCAGAAACCTCATGAATTTCTATTAGAAGAAGCCGTTAAACTGGGCATTAAACTGCCTTCGTTCGAAAAATACGGTGTTGGTGTCGTTCTTTTCCCGAAAGACGAATACAAACGTGAACAATGCCGTGACATCCTAGAGCGTAATGCCAAGCGCCTGGATCTGGAAGTTCTTGGCTACCGCGTACTTCCAGTAGATAATTCTATGCTTGGTGCTGACCCGCTTAGCACGGAGCCTCAATTCGAACATGTATTTATCTCTGGCGGTCCAGGTGTAACACCTGAGGAACTGGAACGTAAATTGTACGTTCTACGTAACTATACAGTACGTGTCTGCCTGGAAAGCGTATCGAATATCAAAGACGAGTTTTATATCAACTCTATGTCGTACAAGACTCTGGTATATAAAGGCCAGCTGACGACAGAACAGGTACCACAGTATTTCCTTGACCTGCAGAACCCAACAATGGTGACTGCACTGGCACTGGTACACTCTCGTTTCTCTACCAATACATTCCCAAGATGGCGCCTGGCTCAGCCTTTCCGCTATATCGCTCACAACGGTGAAATTAATACAGTTCGCGGTAACCTGAACTGGATGAAAGCCCGTGAAGCGATCATCGAATCAGATCTGTTCACTCAGGCTGAAATCGATATGCTGCTGCCTATCTGTCAAGAAGGCATGTCTGATTCAGCCAACTTTGATATGGCACTGGAACTGCTGGTTCTTTCTGGCCGTAGCCTGCCTCACGCGCTGATGATGATGATTCCTGAAGCATGGCAGGAAAATAAAAACATGGATCCTAAGCGTCGTGCTTTCTATCAGTACCACGCAAACGTGATGGAACCATGGGATGGCCCTGCATCAGTATGTTTTACTGATGGTGTTCAAGTAGGTGCAACACTTGACCGTAACGGTCTACGTCCTTCTCGCTACACAGTAACTAAGGATAACTTCCTAGTTATGGCGTCAGAGTCTGGCGTAGTAGAAATCGCACCTGACAATGTTGAATTCCGTGGTCGCCTGCAACCAGGCCGTATCTTTGTTGCGGACCTAGAGCAAGGTCGAATCATTTCTGACGAAGAAGTGAAAGACACCATCGCCACCTCTCAACCATACGATAAATGGGTTGAAGAGAACCTTCTTAGCCTGAAAAAACTGCCAGATGCTAGCAACCAGTTTAGCCAGCCTAAACCGGAACATCTTCTGCATCGCCAACAAGCATTTGGCGTGAGCTCAGAAGAAGTGAACGAAATCATCGTTCCAATGGCAAACGATGGTAAAGAACCATTATCTGCGATGGGTGCGGACTGGCCACTAGCCGTCCTGTCTCACCAATCTCAGCATCTATCGAACTACTTCAAGCAGCTGTTTGCTCAGGTAACCAACCCACCGATCGACCCGATCCGTGAGCGCATGGTTATGTCCCTGAACACCTACTTGGGTAAAGACCAAAACCTACTGACCGAAACACCACTTCACTGTCAGAAGGTAGAGCTGGAATCTCCAGTATTGGCTAACTCTGAGCTTGAGAAACTACGTGCTATCGATAACGAGCACTTACAAGCGAAGACGCTGGATATCGTATTCCAGGCAAGCGAAGACAAAGGAAAACTTGAGCGCGCACTAAAACGTATCTGCCAATACGCAGAAGACGCAGTGAACGACGGCTACTCAATTATCCTACTGACAGACCGTGCAGTAAACTCTAACCACGCGGCTATCCCAGCAATGCTGGCGGTTGGTGCAGTACACCACCACCTGATTCGTAAAGGTCTGCGTGCTAAGTGTGACATCGTGGTCGAAACGGGGGACGCGCGTGAAACTCACCACTTCGCGACTCTACTGGGTTACGGTGCAAACGCGGTTAACCCTTACTTGGTAATCGAAAGTATCATCGAACTACAGCGTACGAAAAAGCTCGATCCTGAAGCAAACCCAAGCGATTTGTTCAACAACTACCGTAATGCCGTTAACGGTGGCTTGCTGAAAATCTTCTCTAAAATGGGTATCTCAACGCTGCAGTCTTACCATGGCGCACAGATCTTCGAAGCGCTTGGTATTCACAAGTCCGTTGTAGACAAATACTTTACCGGTACGGTTTCTCGTATTCAGGGTCTGACTCTGGACGACATCGCAAAAGAAGTATTGGTTCGTCACCGTATCGGCTACCCACAACGCGACATTCCAATTCAAATGCTGGATGTGGGCGGTGTTTACCAATGGAAACAACGTGGTGAGAAACACCTGTTCAACCCAGAAACGATTTCTCTGCTACAGCAATCGACTCGTAACAAAGACTACGATCAGTTCAAGCAGTACGCGAGCGCAGTGGACAAACAAGGCGACAACGCCGTTACGCTTCGTAGCCAGTTAGAGTTCATTAAGAACCCGGCTGGTTCTATCTCTATCGACGAAGTTGAACCTCTTGAGAGCATCGTAAAACGCTTTGCAACAGGTGCAATGTCATTTGGTTCGATCTCTCACGAAGCACACTCAACACTGGCTGTTGCGATGAACCGCCTGGGCGCAAAATCCAACTCGGGTGAAGGTGGTGAAGACCCAATTCGCTTCGAGCGTAAAGAAAACGGCGACTGGGAACGCTCAGCAATCAAACAGGTTGCATCAGGTCGTTTCGGCGTGACTTCTTACTACCTGACTAACGCCGATGAGCTTCAAATCAAGATGGCTCAAGGTGCGAAACCAGGTGAAGGTGGTCAGCTACCAGGCGATAAAGTCGATGACTGGATCGGTGCAACTCGTCACTCAACTCCAGGCGTAGGTTTGATTTCTCCACCGCCACACCACGATATCTACTCAATCGAAGATTTGGCTCAGCTGATCTACGACTTGAAGAACGCGAACCGTGCAGGCCGTGTTAACGTGAAACTGGTATCTGAAGCAGGCGTTGGTACCATCGCATCAGGTGTAGCGAAAGCAAAAGCAGACGTTGTACTGATCGCTGGTTTCGATGGCGGTACAGGTGCGTCGCCAATTTCTTCGATTCGTCACACTGGTCTTCCTTGGGAACTGGGTTTGGCAGAAACACACCAAACACTGCTGAAGAATGGTCTGCGTAACCGTATCGTTGTTCAGGCTGACGGCCAGATGAAAACACCTCGTGACCTTGCAATCGCAACGCTACTAGGTGCTGAAGAATGGGGCGTGGCAACAGCAGCATTGGTTGTTGAAGGCTGTATCATGATGCGTAAGTGTCATAAGAACACCTGTCCAGTTGGTATCGCAACTCAGAACAAAACGCTGCGTGAACGCTTTGATGGCCGCGTAGAAGACGTTGTGACCTTCTTCCAGTACATGGCTCAAGGTCTGCGTGAAATCATGGCTGAACTTGGTTTCCGCACTATCGACGAGATGGTTGGCCAAGGCCAGAAACTGCGTGTTCGCCAAAACGTTTCGCACTGGAAATACAAGAACCTGGATCTGTCCCCTGTTCTACACGTTGAGCAACCACGTGAAGCAGATGGTGTACACAACCAAACCGTACAGAACCACAACCTTGAATCGGTACTTGACCGCAAACTGATCCAAGCCGCGATTCCGGCTCTGGAGAAAGGTGAAGCAGTCAACGCAGAGTTCCCTATCGTCAACACTGACCGCTCTGCGGGTACTATGTTGTCAAATGAGATTTCGAAGGTGTACAAAGACCAAGGTCTGCCACAACCAATGAACGTGAAGTTCACCGGTTCTGCTGGTCAGTCATTCGGTGCATTCCTTGCGAAAGGCGTGAAGTTCGAAGTTGAAGGTGACGCGAACGACTACTGGGGTAAAGGCTTGTCTGGCGGTACCTTAGTACTGTACCCAGATGCGAACTCTAGCATTGTTGCTGAAGACAACATCATCGTAGGTAACGTATGTTTCTATGGTGCAACCTCTGGTGAATCTTTCATTCGCGGTATGGCTGGTGAGCGTTTCTGTGTTCGTAACTCTGGCGCGAAAGTTGTGGTTGAAGGCGTGGGTGACCACGGCTGTGAATACATGACTGGTGGTGCAGCGATTATTCTTGGTTCAACAGGTCGCAACTTTGCTGCTGGTATGAGCGGTGGTGTAGCGTACGTATGGGATAAGTCAGGTGACTTCGAGTCCAAACTGAACCCAGAACTCGTTGACCTGGATCCTATCGAACAAGAAGACAAAGATCTGTTACTAGACATGTTAACTAAGCATGTTCAATTCACAGGAAGTGAAGTTGCTCAGTCTTTCCTAGACAACTTTGAAGCTAGCCTAGCCTCTATGGTTAAGGTAATGCCGCGCGATTACAAAGCGGTACTTCAAAAGCGTAAAGCTGAGGCACAACAAACTGAAGCGGAGGCAGTGTAA
- a CDS encoding glutamate synthase subunit beta, whose product MGKPTGFLEHGRELPQKIDPAERIKNNKEFVLNEEFGSKINTQASRCMDCGVPFCHNGCPIGNIIPEFNDAVYRDSWEEAWNILSSTNNFPEFTGRVCPAPCESSCVLGINQDPITICNIEKTIVETAYREGYAKPKTPRSRTGKTVAIIGSGPAGLAAAEQLNSAGHSVTVFERDEKVGGLLRFGIPDFKLSMEVIDRKINLMAEAGVEFKVNQHVGVDVNAQQLRQEYDVVLLTGGSTVPRDLPVPGRELNGVYFAMQFLGQNNRRANNMDLKTEEIHAAGKHVVVIGGGDTGSDCVGTSNRHGAASVTQVEIMPIPPEKRPANMPWPQYPMILRTSTSHEEGVDRHWNILTKEFIGNDKGEVTGLRIADIVWEDAKSGERPSFKEVEGSERVIPCDMAFLAMGFLHPEPTGVLAQLDIALDDRGNVATQGFATNQEGVFAAGDMRTGQSLVVRCINEGRECARSIDEYLMGGTHLEAKANSLMLSA is encoded by the coding sequence ATGGGTAAGCCTACTGGATTTTTAGAGCATGGTCGTGAACTTCCACAGAAGATCGATCCCGCTGAACGTATCAAGAACAACAAAGAGTTCGTTCTGAACGAGGAGTTTGGTAGCAAGATCAATACTCAGGCTTCTCGCTGTATGGACTGTGGCGTGCCGTTTTGTCATAACGGCTGCCCGATTGGTAACATCATCCCAGAATTTAACGATGCGGTTTACCGCGATAGCTGGGAAGAAGCATGGAACATTCTAAGCTCGACTAACAACTTCCCTGAATTTACGGGTCGTGTATGTCCTGCACCGTGTGAAAGTTCTTGTGTACTTGGTATTAACCAAGACCCAATCACCATCTGTAACATTGAGAAAACCATCGTGGAAACGGCGTATCGTGAAGGATACGCCAAACCAAAAACGCCACGCTCTCGTACAGGTAAAACCGTTGCAATCATCGGTTCAGGCCCTGCAGGTCTGGCTGCAGCTGAACAGCTGAACAGCGCGGGTCACTCAGTGACGGTATTTGAACGAGACGAAAAAGTCGGCGGTCTGCTACGTTTTGGTATCCCTGACTTTAAGCTCAGCATGGAAGTGATTGATCGTAAGATCAACCTGATGGCTGAAGCGGGTGTGGAATTCAAAGTGAACCAACACGTTGGTGTTGACGTGAACGCTCAGCAGTTACGTCAAGAATACGATGTGGTACTACTGACTGGCGGTTCGACCGTTCCTCGTGACCTTCCGGTACCGGGACGTGAGCTAAACGGCGTTTACTTCGCAATGCAGTTCCTTGGTCAAAACAACCGCCGTGCAAACAACATGGATCTAAAAACAGAAGAGATTCATGCCGCAGGCAAACACGTTGTCGTTATCGGTGGTGGTGATACAGGCTCTGACTGTGTTGGTACCTCAAACCGTCACGGTGCAGCGAGTGTGACTCAAGTTGAGATCATGCCAATTCCACCAGAAAAACGCCCTGCGAATATGCCGTGGCCTCAGTACCCAATGATCCTCCGTACTTCAACTTCTCACGAAGAAGGGGTAGATCGTCACTGGAACATCCTTACTAAAGAGTTCATTGGTAACGATAAAGGTGAAGTAACGGGTCTGCGTATTGCTGACATCGTATGGGAAGATGCAAAATCTGGCGAGCGCCCAAGCTTCAAAGAAGTCGAAGGCAGTGAGCGAGTAATTCCATGTGACATGGCTTTCCTAGCGATGGGCTTCTTACATCCTGAACCAACAGGTGTGCTGGCTCAGCTAGACATCGCTCTTGATGATCGTGGCAATGTAGCAACTCAGGGCTTTGCGACTAACCAAGAAGGTGTTTTCGCTGCAGGCGATATGCGTACAGGTCAATCACTGGTGGTTCGTTGTATTAACGAAGGCCGTGAATGTGCTCGTTCTATCGATGAGTACCTGATGGGCGGCACGCACCTAGAGGCCAAAGCAAACTCGCTAATGCTTTCAGCATAA